AGCGATGACATCGGAAAACCAGTGGATGCCGAGATACATCGTCGAGATGACGACGCTGATTGCCAGAAACGCCGACAGTCCAAGCCACAGCGGATACTTGTCTCGAGAGACCCACGCCAAGAAGAGGACAGTCATCGAGAGCGACGTATGCAGCGACGGGAAGACGTTCGTGCTCTGGTTCACCGAATTCGTTAACTCCCGCGAGCGCGGGAACGCCTCATACAGCAGGCCTTCAAACAGCACAGGATCGAAGTTTCGCGGGCCGTACGCCAGAAAGATCATATAACAAAGCAGCCCAATCCCGTAGTTCGCCGTAAACGAGAGGATCAACGCTTCCAGATGCTCCATCTCCTCGAGAGCGAAGTACGCAATAAAGGGAAACAGGAGCAAGAATGCGTAGCCATAGATGTAGATGAACACGAAAAACGACGTCAGCTCTGGCGACTGATAGGACTGAATAATGGCGACCGGATCTCCCGGTAAGAGGACACGATCGATCTCGAACAACAGTTGCGTGATGTTCTGGCTGAACACACGCCGTTCAAGTCGTGTGGTAATATCGACTGTCGACCAGCGAACGAGCAACACAACGCCGAGTGCGAGCAGCGGGATAAGACAGAACTCGAGTCGCCAGCGGAAGTCACTGACAGCCGCGACGAGCCGTCGAGGTCCAACCAGCACTAACGCAGCAGTCACGAGCATTGTCGTGACGACGAGAGCGAGTTCGAGGAGGACCACGGCGAACGACATACAACTACTCGAAGCTAGTGCTGCGAGACCATTAATAGCGACCGGTTAGTGGTCGGCCTGCATGGCGTTACCGAAGCAGTTCTCCATCTTCGTAGCGATAGCCAGCACCTTCAAAGAGCGACTGGACGCGCGTAGTATCGATTTCGCCATCAGCGCCCGGAAACGTCGAAATTGTCGATTGATGCTCGAATCCCCACCCATCGTTGCGAATTCCGAGCATCGAACTATAGCCAGTCGCCGGCATCGCTTCACCTTCGAAAAACTCATCTGCGACGTAATCGCGGTCGATCAACTGCGAGACAATTCGACGAAAGTGCGGGTTTCCGAGTTCGGGATGGTGGAGGTTATAGCCAACCATATAGAACGCGCTCGTTTCTGCAGACACTGACGTCGCTTCCGTCGCTTCCTGAACTGCCTCGAGTTCGGACGACGGCAGCGGCTGGCCCGTCAGGTCAATCTCGCCCTCAAGTAGCGCCTCGATCATCGCGCCGGGGTTTGGGTCGACTTGGAACTGGAGTCCCTCAAACTGCGAGAATCCTTCCAATACGTTCGGGCGATCGTCGGAATCGCTATGGAAGGGGTGATCGTCAAACATCTCGAGTTCAATCTCATCTGTTGCAACATCGCCTACCTGAAACAGTCCGGAGCCGACCGGTTCGTCGTTGTCCGTGACGAGCGCTTCTGTCTGGTAGTCTGCGACAACCTCTGATCGTGGGTCCCAGATATGGGCTGGCAACAATGGCACAGTCAGTGCTCGAACCGCAACCGATTGGGTGCCAGCGGTGAATCGAATCCGGATGGTCTCGGTGTCGATCACTTCCGTTCGTTCGACAAGCGTCGTCCGCCCACGGTAGCGGGGGGCAGGGAGTCCGCCGTCAATCTCTCCATTCGAGGTGTCCTGAAAGAATTGATACGTAAACTCGACATCGCTTGCATCGAGTGGCGTCTCGTCGTGCCACCGCAGGTCCTCACGAAGTGTGACTGTCGCCTCGAGCGGCCCAGAATCGTGCCACTCGAGGTCGTTCACCAGCCACGGTGTGTAGTCATCGATGGTCTCACCGTTGAGGCTGCTTCCGTAGTCAGTGCGACGGACCAGTGGGTCGTACACCAACTCGAGCAAGCCGTCGACCTGGTTTCGATCGATGACGAGTGGGTTCAACCGCGTTCCAATCTCCTCACCGTAGACGCCAACGATTAGCGGCCCCTCTCGTGGACCGTCTTCGCGTTCACTGCTCAGGAGTTCGAGATAGTCAACGGCGCGGTGTGGTGGCGATGAGACATCGATTGACTCATGAGCGCCACCAAGACGGTTCGGAAAGGCTACCGTCGTGTATGGAACGACCTCGTCAAGATACGAGAGCAAGTCACCAATCGTTTCCTGGCGCGTCGACGTATCCGTCGCCTCGCGCTGCTCATCGAGTGCGTCGTCGGCCGTAACGTCGGAGTAGTGAAACGGGTTCTGCCAGCCGCGCTCGCCGACAAACCGCGAGTGGAGGAGTTCATAGAGGTCGTCGTAGTCCTCGATGCCAGGGTGGCGGGCAACGAAAATGTCGTAATCGCCCTCGAGCAAGATGTCTCGGTAGAGTTCCAGTTCGCCGATTGGTTCGTGAGAGACAGCGATGCCAGCAGCCTCGAGGTTTTCTCGAAACTGACTCAGTATACGGGCGGCGAATGCGTCGTCGTCTGCGGGAAGCGTCTTGATCGTGAGTTCGACCTGTTCGGGTGCCGTATTTTCGGCACGAGACCAGAACTGCTCCGAACAGCCGGCAAGCGAACTCGCGGTCCCACCAACTACGCCAGCGAGCAGGGTCCGGCGGGACACCGACGACGCATCTTCGGCCATGCTGGTGCCACTATGCCATCACCGCGTATAGGACTTACTCTCTAAGCGATAGCTTACGATATCCGTCTGAGGCCCGCTACCGCACAAATATGAGTTCATGAGCGAGTCTGCGAGATTGATACTAATTAGTCAGCCAAGACCAATGCCAGCAGATAATCACGAGCTGATGACAGTCATAAATTGAGTACTATCGGGAAGTAATGACTGTCTTCTATTGGCTACTCTCTTTTCTCCGTTCGTATGTAGGTCATAACAATGGCTGTCACAGGCAAGGTATCTGCTGTGGAATCCGTTCCCAACGCTGGGCGGTCCGGCCACGCTCGAGCGGTGCGCTGACGGCCGGCCTCGAACGCCCACGGAACGACCACGAGAGACATAACGAACCATGAAACTCGCACTCATCGGCTTTGGTCAGGCAGGCGGGAAGATCGTAGACGAATTCCTGGCGTTCGACGAGCAAATCGACGGCGGCTTCGTCGAGGCAGCAATCGCTGTCAACTCGGCGACGGTCGATCTACAGGGCCTCGAGAACGTTCCCCAGGAGAATCGCGTCCTGGTCGGACAGGCACGCGTGAAAGGACACGGTGTTGGCGCTGACAACGAACTCGGCGCTGAAGTCACCGAAGCAGATATCGACGAGATTCAGGGCGCAATCGATAAAGTACCGGTCCACGAGATCGATGCGTTCCTCATCGCTGCCGGCATGGGCGGCGGCACCGGCTCCGGCGGCGCACCTGTCCTTGCAAAGCATTTGAACCGAATCTACACCGAACCGGTCTACGGACTCGGTATCCTCCCCGGGACCGACGAAGGCGGGATTTACACGCTCAACGCGGCCCGCTCCTTCCAGACGTTCGTCCGCGAGGTCGACAATCTGCTCGTCTTTGACAACGACGCTTGGCGCAGTGCCGGCGAATCCGTCGAAGGCGGCTACGACCGCATCAACAAAGAGATCGTCGAGCGCTTCGGGCTGCTCTTTGCGGCCGGCGAAGTCGGCCACGACGATGACGTCGCCGAAAGCGTCGTCGACTCCTCGGAGATCATCAACACACTCGACAGCGGCATCTCGACCATCGGTTACGCACGCGAAACAGTTGATTCCGACGACGGTCTCCTCTCGTCGTTCCGGGGCGAAGAGACGTTCGACGAAGGCGAAGCAACCAATCGCATGACCAGCCTCGTCCGCAAAGCAACACTCGGACGCATGACACTCCCCTGTGACGTCTCGAGTGCAGACCGTGGCCTGGTCGTCGCAACCGGCCCGGCCGAGCACCTGAACCGCAAAGGTGTCGAACGCGGCCGCCAGTGGCTCGAGGACGAAACCGCGAGCATGGAGATCCGCGGTGGCGACTACCCGATGTCGGACCGCGACGAGGTCGGTGCAATCGTCCTCCTCTCGGGAGTCACCGACATTCCGCGAGTCGACCAGCTTCAGCAGGTCGCTATCGAAGCCCAGGAGACGACGGAGACGGTCAAAGCCAACGCGCAAGACGAGTTCGCATCGCTGGTCGACACCGGTGGCGAACTCGACGCACTGTTCTAACGTGCGCTGCCCAGTTGTGCTGACTCGCTGTTAATTTCGGCCCTTCGTGTTGTCACCCCTCTTGTTTTCGATAAACATTACAAGCGTTCACTGTGTCTACTCGAGTGGGATTGACACGCAACGCACTCGCGACTGTCGCGTGTCCTGACGGCCCGGCGTGGTGCCAACGGTCGACTCCCGGTGATTCCAATGACTGTTCGAAGCCTGCATCTCCCGGTCGCTGCACAGCCTCACGTTGACTCACTCGTCGACCTCGCCCAGGTGGGCGAACGCCACGGCTACGACACCGCCTGGCTCCCCGAAACCTGGGGGCGCGACGGCGTTACCGTCCTGACGAGTATCGCCCGCGAGACTGAGAGTATCGGCCTCGGCCCGAGCGTCCTCAACGTCTACTCGCGCTCGCCAGCCCTGCTCGGACAGACGGCGACGACGCTACAGGAAGTCGCCGACGGACGCCTCCGAATGGGCGTCGCTCCAAGTGGCCCCGCCGTCATCGAGGGCTGGCACGGCCTCGAGTTCGAGCGCCCGCTTCGGCGAACGCGCGAGTACATCGAGATCATGCGCGAGGTGATGAGCGGCGAGACGGTCCACTACGACGGCGACCTCTTCTCGCTGTCTGGCTTCCGACTTCGCTGTGACCCGCCCACCGAACCGGTCCCCATCGACGCCGCCGGCATGGGCCCCAAATCGGTCGAGCTCGCCGGTCGCTTCGCTGATGGCTGGCACGCAATTCTGTTCACGCCCGACGGCTTCCAGAACCGACTCGAGGATTTCCGACGCGGCGTCGACCTCGGCGACCGGAACCGCGATGACCTCCGCGTGAGCCTGTCAGTGACCGCCTGCGCGCTCGAGGACGGCGAACGTGCCCGTGAGTTAGCCCGCCAGCATCTGGCGTTCTACGTCGGCGCGATGGGGACATACTATCGCGAGTCACTGGCGCGACAGGGCTACGAAGACGAAGCCATGGCTATCGCGACAGCCTGGGCCAACGGCAATCACGACGACGCGATTGCTGCCATCCCCGACGCACTACTCGATGATCTCGGGGCCACCGGCACCCCGGAACACGCCCGCAAGCAACTCCAGACATTCGAGTCACTCGAGGGTGTTGATGAACTGTCAATTGGGTTCCCACGCGGGGCCTCGAGCGACGATATCAAGGCGACGATTGAGGCACTGGCCCCAGATTCATAAGGCAGAATCCCGGCGGTAGGAGGCTCTTACCAGTATGTTGCCCATCTCGTTCAGTACATCAC
The Natronolimnobius sp. AArcel1 genome window above contains:
- a CDS encoding phosphatase PAP2 family protein encodes the protein MSFAVVLLELALVVTTMLVTAALVLVGPRRLVAAVSDFRWRLEFCLIPLLALGVVLLVRWSTVDITTRLERRVFSQNITQLLFEIDRVLLPGDPVAIIQSYQSPELTSFFVFIYIYGYAFLLLFPFIAYFALEEMEHLEALILSFTANYGIGLLCYMIFLAYGPRNFDPVLFEGLLYEAFPRSRELTNSVNQSTNVFPSLHTSLSMTVLFLAWVSRDKYPLWLGLSAFLAISVVISTMYLGIHWFSDVIAGTGLALLSVYIGYNYTVSGLYETARGYLSTQYEQARLDR
- a CDS encoding ABC transporter substrate-binding protein, with translation MAEDASSVSRRTLLAGVVGGTASSLAGCSEQFWSRAENTAPEQVELTIKTLPADDDAFAARILSQFRENLEAAGIAVSHEPIGELELYRDILLEGDYDIFVARHPGIEDYDDLYELLHSRFVGERGWQNPFHYSDVTADDALDEQREATDTSTRQETIGDLLSYLDEVVPYTTVAFPNRLGGAHESIDVSSPPHRAVDYLELLSSEREDGPREGPLIVGVYGEEIGTRLNPLVIDRNQVDGLLELVYDPLVRRTDYGSSLNGETIDDYTPWLVNDLEWHDSGPLEATVTLREDLRWHDETPLDASDVEFTYQFFQDTSNGEIDGGLPAPRYRGRTTLVERTEVIDTETIRIRFTAGTQSVAVRALTVPLLPAHIWDPRSEVVADYQTEALVTDNDEPVGSGLFQVGDVATDEIELEMFDDHPFHSDSDDRPNVLEGFSQFEGLQFQVDPNPGAMIEALLEGEIDLTGQPLPSSELEAVQEATEATSVSAETSAFYMVGYNLHHPELGNPHFRRIVSQLIDRDYVADEFFEGEAMPATGYSSMLGIRNDGWGFEHQSTISTFPGADGEIDTTRVQSLFEGAGYRYEDGELLR
- a CDS encoding tubulin/FtsZ family protein, yielding MKLALIGFGQAGGKIVDEFLAFDEQIDGGFVEAAIAVNSATVDLQGLENVPQENRVLVGQARVKGHGVGADNELGAEVTEADIDEIQGAIDKVPVHEIDAFLIAAGMGGGTGSGGAPVLAKHLNRIYTEPVYGLGILPGTDEGGIYTLNAARSFQTFVREVDNLLVFDNDAWRSAGESVEGGYDRINKEIVERFGLLFAAGEVGHDDDVAESVVDSSEIINTLDSGISTIGYARETVDSDDGLLSSFRGEETFDEGEATNRMTSLVRKATLGRMTLPCDVSSADRGLVVATGPAEHLNRKGVERGRQWLEDETASMEIRGGDYPMSDRDEVGAIVLLSGVTDIPRVDQLQQVAIEAQETTETVKANAQDEFASLVDTGGELDALF
- a CDS encoding TIGR04024 family LLM class F420-dependent oxidoreductase, with the protein product MTVRSLHLPVAAQPHVDSLVDLAQVGERHGYDTAWLPETWGRDGVTVLTSIARETESIGLGPSVLNVYSRSPALLGQTATTLQEVADGRLRMGVAPSGPAVIEGWHGLEFERPLRRTREYIEIMREVMSGETVHYDGDLFSLSGFRLRCDPPTEPVPIDAAGMGPKSVELAGRFADGWHAILFTPDGFQNRLEDFRRGVDLGDRNRDDLRVSLSVTACALEDGERARELARQHLAFYVGAMGTYYRESLARQGYEDEAMAIATAWANGNHDDAIAAIPDALLDDLGATGTPEHARKQLQTFESLEGVDELSIGFPRGASSDDIKATIEALAPDS